The window TATCAATGGAGCGCCAATACTGCAGATGCGCCGAAGCCTTTAGTCTTGAATTTTGACGCAGCAGGCCGCCTAAGCATTGCAACCAGCTGCAATGGCATGGGCACCAGCTGGAAAGTTGAGAATAACCAGATTGTTACCGGCAACCTGATGGCAACGCAAATGGCCTGCGCGCCAAACGCTATGGCGCAGGAAGGCGTAGCTTCAAACCTGTTCAGCAGCCGCAAAGCGCCATTCATGCTTAATTTGAATGATCCTGAGCAGCCGACGCTGACCGTAATTGCCGCCAATGGCGAAAAAGTCGTCTTTACTGGAAAAATGACGCCGGAAGCGAAATACGGCACGCAGGCTGAAACCATCTTCTTAGAAATTTCTCCTGAAACCAAGCCATGCACAGGCGTTGCGCCGCAAACCTGCCTGCAGGTGCGTGAAATCAAATATGCGGAAAACGGCGTAAAAACTCAGGCCGACAAAGACTGGACCTTCTTCTATGGCGGCATTGAAGGCTTCAAGCATAATCCGAAAGAACGCCAAATTGTGCGCATTAAGCGCTACGAGCTGAAAAATCCGCCGGCTGACCATTCTAAATACGTTTATATTCAAGACATGATTATTGAGCGTGAAACTGTTAAATAACAGCGGGTTCAAATAAAAAAACCGATGCCTGCGCATCGGTTTTCTATTTCTTTGCTTCTTTACGTCTTTTGCAAAGAAGCGCGGCGCTTAGTAAACGCCTTGCGAGCGCATAGCGTCAGCGACTTTAACAAAGCCGGCAATGTTCGCGCCGTTGACGTAGTTTACCGTGCCGTCTTCCTGCGTGCCGTATTTCACGCAGTTGCGGTGAATTTCTTTCATGATCGCATGCAGGCGCTCATCCACTTCTTCAAAAGTCCAGCCTAAACGCAAAGCATTCTGGGACATTTCAAGGCCCGAAGTGGCGACACCGCCGGCATTTGACGCTTTGCCCGGCGCATACAGAATTTTCGCTTCAACGAATTTTTCTACAGCATCCAATGTAGAAGGCATATTTGCGCCTTCAGCTACACAGATCACGCCATTTGCCAGCAGCGCTTCGGCATCCGCCTGATCCAGCTCATTTTGCGTTGCGCATGGCAGCGCGATATCGCATTTGATTGACCAAGGGCGCTGGCCTTCCAGATATTCAAAGCCATGTTTAGATGCAAACTCAGAAATACGGCCACGCTTGACGTTTTTCAATTCCATTACTTCAGCCAGCAAGGCATCGGTAAAACCGTCTTTTACATATACCGTGCCCGCAGAGTCAGACAGCGAAACCACTTTCGCGCCTAAATACATCGCTTTTTCAGCGGCGTACTGTGCCACGTTGCCTGAACCTGAAATAGTTACAGTTTTGCCTTTGAAGCAGTCGCCGCGGGTTTTCAGCATTTCTTCAGCAAAATACACCGTGCCGTAGCCTGTCGCTTCAGGGCGGGCCAATGAGCCGCCGAAGCTCAGGCCCTTGCCTGTGAACACGCAAGAAGTGTCATTGCTGAGCTTCTTCATCATGCCCGCCATATAGCCGACTTCGCGGCCGCCGACGCCAATATCGCCCGCAGGGATATCGGTATTTGAACCGAGGTAGCGGTACAGCTCAATCATCAGGGCTTGGCAGAAGCGCATGATTTCACCTTCAGACTTGCCCTTAGGGTCAAAGTCTGAACCGCCTTTGCCGCCGCCCATAGGCAATGTAGTCAAAGCATTCTTGAAAGTCTGCTCAAAACCCAGGAATTTAAGAATTGAAAGGTTTACAGACGGGTGGAAGCGCATGCCGCCTTTGAATGGCCCGATTGCCGAGTTGTACTGTACACGGAATGCACGGTTGACTTGAACCTGGCCTTGGTCATCGACCCAAGAAACGCGGAACTGAATGGCGCGTTCAGGCTCGACTAAGCGCTCAAGCAGGCCGTGGTCGGCATATTCAGGGTGCTTTTCAATGAATGGCCACAGGCTGGTCATGACTTCTTCAACAGCTTGAAGAAACTCTGGTTGATGTGCATCACGTGTTTTAACGTAATTTAAAAACTCATTAAGGCTGTTATATTTCAACTCTTAATCCTCAGCAGAAAGATGAATCAAAATTGGTCAAATTTTAAATCGATGATAAATTTTGGCGCAAAACATTAAATATCTTTTGCCCGCAATCCACAATACCTTTTTCAAAATACTTTAATTTTATATTAAGAACATATATTTAAATATATTTTACATGATCATAGTTTATCAATGAATAAACTTTTAGGCATGAATGGACTGGCATTTTATGTTCAAAAATAACGCACAAACAGCCCTAAATTTGCGCACAGCGCGGCGGGCTAAAACATGCTAAAATTCATTTCCCCCCGCTACCGCCCTGTTCCGCCTGCCCAGCATTTCCGGTTATTCATGAATTCTCAAATTTCCCTCATCCAAAAAATTGACGCCCTACTGCCGCAGACGCAATGCGGGCTTTGCGGGCACCGTGACGGCTGCCTGCCCTATGCAAAATCGATGGCCGAAGGTGAAGAAGCCAATAAATGCGTGCCGGGCGGCCAGCCGGTTGCAGACGCCTTAGCCGCCCTGCTGCAGCGCGCAGCCTTGCCTGCCGAACCAAGCGTGTGGCCCATTCAAGGCGACGGCCGGCCGCAGCGCATGAAGGCGGTGATCCGTGAAGATGAATGCATCGGCTGCACCAAATGCTTCAGCGCTTGCCCTGTCGATGCGATTATTGGCGCCGGCAAGCTGATGCATACCGTGCTGGCTGAGCTGTGCACCGGCTGCGAACTGTGCATTCCGCCCTGCCCGGTAGACTGCATTGACCTGGTGGAGGATGTGCAGGCCCTGCCGTCTGAGGCCGCCCGCCTGGCTGAGCAGAATGATTTGCGCGCGCGCTACTATGCGCATATTCAGCGTGAAGAGCAGCGCCGCATGCACCGCAAGGGGCCGGTGGTCCGCGCGGAGATTGACAGCGCATTATTCGCGCAGTTTTCCAGCCAGGACAGCAGCGTGCCTGAGATTGAAATTGCGGATCAGTCAGAAAAAATAGCGCCGGTGCAGGACGCCAAAACCGCGATTGAGCTGGCGAAGCTCCGCACGCAGGTTAAAAAGCTGGAAAAGCAGCTGAGTGTGCGTGATGATGCAAAAAAACGCGCGCTGCTGCAGGAACTGAGCCAGCAGCTGAATGCGCTGCAGGGAGCATGAATATGGCGGTGAAAAACATGACCAAAAAGCAGATTCAGACCTTCTTTGAACGCCTGCGCGCGCAGCGCCCGCATCCGGAAACTGAGCTGAATTTTTCCAGCCCTTTTGAGCTGCTGGTGGCTGTAACCCTGTCCGCGCAAGCCACCGACGTCAGCGTCAATAAAGCAACCGACAAGCTGTTTCCGGTGGCCAATACTCCTGAGGCGATTTATGCCCTGGGCGTTGACGGCCTGAAGGAATACATTAAAACCATCGGCCTGTACAATTCCAAAGCCGAAAATGTGATTAAAGCCTGCAGGATTTTAATTGAAAAGCACAATAGCCAAGTGCCGGATAACCGCGCAGATTTGGAAGCGCTTCCGGGCGTCGGGCGGAAAACCGCTAATGTGGTGCTGAATACCGCCTTCGGCCAGCCCGCCATGGCGGTTGATACCCATATTTTCCGCCTAGGCAACCGCACCGGCTTGGCTGTAGGAAAAAACGTGCTGGAAGTTGAGCAGCGCCTGATCAAGGTCATTCCTAAAGAATTTATCATTGATGCGCATCACTGGCTGATTCTGCACGGGCGCTACTGCTGCATTGCCCGCAAGCCGAAATGCGCTGAATGCGTGGTGTCGGATGTCTGCAACTGGCCGGACCGCTATGAATTTGGCGCCGCCCGCCCGATTCCAGTGAAAAATATAGAGGCTTAAAGCCTCCGCAGTTCATTGATCCGGCCCAATTGATCCAAATCAAATTGGCCGGCTTAGGATCTGAACATCCGCCTACTGCTCTGGCGGCGGATCTTTTTCCTCATCCGCCTGCCGGTTCTGTCCGCGCTGCTGCTCTTTCTGCAGCTTGGGATGCAGCTTATATTCAGGCGCAGGCTGGCTGCGGCGCTCAAGCAGCTCCTGCTGCTGCGTTTTTTTCAGCAGCTTATAGCTGAAATACAGCAAAGCCAGCAATGAGGCCGCGCACACCAGCAAAACTAAAATAATCGCAACCTGCTGCAAAGCCTTCTCCAGAAACAGCGCAATAAAAAAGAGCCCTAATATGACTTAGGACTCTTTGAAAGTCAAAACCCGCAAAAGGGATTATTTAGACTGGTCTAAAATAGCGAAAAGCTCTGCCTGAACCTGTTCAATTGGACGCAAGCCGTTCAATTTGTCATAAGTCGGCGCGTTTTCGCCAGAAGCTGCGCGGCCCTGATAGAAGCCGACCAGCTGTTCAGTTTCTGTATGGTATGAACCCAAACGCTTGCGGATGGTTGCTTCCTGATCGTCTGGACGCTGCACCAGGTCTTCGCCTGTTTCGTCATCTTTGCCTTCAACCTTAGGCGGGTTGTAAACAATGTGATATACGCGACCAGATGCCGGGTGCTGGCGGCGGCCGGAAAGGCGCTGCACGATTTCTTCATCCGGCACATCAATTTCAATCACGTGATCAATGCTGATGCCTTCATTTTCAAGCGCTTCAGCTTGAGGAATTGTGCGCGGGAAGCCGTCAAAAATGCAGCCATTGACGCAGTCCGGCTGCGCTATGCGCTCTTTCACCAAACCGATGATCAGCTCATCAGATACCAGGCCGCCATTGTCCATCACGCTTTTAGCTTGCAGGCCAAGTTCAGTTCCTTCACGAATTGCAGCACGGAGCATATCACCGGTTGAAATTTGCGGGACATTGTAGCGCTTACAGATCAACTGAGCTTGAGTGCCTTTGCCTGCTCCAGGTGGACCGAGTAAGATAATGCGCATAAAAAAACATCCTCATTTAAACATTGTATTTGACGCCTTGCTCATGTCAAAACATTCGACATATTCTTCAGCATCTAATTATAAGAAAGCCACAAACAAATGTATGGTGCCCGCAATAAAGCCCGTTACCCCGCCCAGTAAAATTAAAATCCATTCGTCTTCCTGAAATGCAGGACGTAATAAATTCTGAAACTCCTTCGGCGTCAGCTCGCGGATGCGGTCTCTGAACATTTGATAGATTTTCTGTGCACGGCTCGCATTGAACGCAGGGTCGCATACAGGCACCATCGTAATTTCAATTGAACGATCAATCAAGTCCGTCTTGAGTTTTGCGTATTCACGCGGGCCTAAAGACAGCTGCAAAGAAGTCCTGACCAGCGGAGTTTCCATAATTTCATTGATGTGGCGCTTGACAATGCGGCGGGTTTTGTCTTTTTTGCTGCCGTACATCATTTCAGTCATGATCGATTTCAGCGTAATCAGGTCTTCAGTAACCACGCTGGCAAAGACATCAGACACTTCTTCCTGGCGCTTCATGAATGCGCCCTGAATATTGTAGGTGCCGATGCGCGGAAGCACAGGCTTCAGCCAAGGGAACTTACGATTTTTTGTTAATTCAAAGAGTTGCGGGTATTTAACATAGTGCGGCTCAATCGGGTTGAAGACCATCCAGATCGCGATCCAGTTGGTTAAAAAGCCCCAGACCGATGCCCAGAACGGCACAGTCCAGTGCCAAGGCACCACAAACCAGACGATCATCTGGAAGATGCCGAAGAACATCCCGATCAGGGCGCTGATGTGCCAGATAAAGTTGATTTCCTTTTGCCCGACTTTCAAAAACATGCGCACCATTAAGCGGCGGTCGCCTTCCATCTGGCTGACCACCATTTCGCGCATATCGACAAGTGACTCGACGTTCATGGTCAGCTCAGTCACAAGTTCCCTTAAGATACCCGGCATCTGCTTATTGGCCTGCGCATAAATGCGGCGCTTGATGGAATAGGGCAAATTTTCCCACAGCACGGCATTGCGCTCGAGCATTACTTCATCAATCAGATGCTCCAGCTCGAAGCCGACCTGCTCGCCGATAATCCGCGCCATGTCTTCCGGGTCCATTGCTTCCAGAAACTCGCGCAGCGAGCCCAGCTTGGATAAGGTGTTGTCGGTGATAATGCCGGAAATGCGCCCGGCCTTGCGCGGCACAATGCCCTGCCAGCCCACAGGCAGCGGGCCAAGGTGGAAGCCCCAGAAGTTAATCGGGTAGAACACCATTTTCAGCGCCATCCAGACGTGCGCCCAAGTAACAAAAGCCGTAACAGGGATGATGCTGAGCACTGCCCAAAAATCCGGGCGGTTCAAAAAGGTTTGCCACAACTCATTGACGTACTCAAGCATGCATCTCTTCCATATTTAATTTTAATCGGGGGAAATATTGAATTATATAAAGCCGAATATTTTCACTACAAACCGATACTTAGAGTATAGGAGAATTGTAGCTTCGGTTCTGTATCTGCGACCGTCCGCCCATTTTGACCGGTCAGTTTTTCACCTGCGCCTATGCCGACGCTGAAGGTGCTGATCCGCTCCGGACTGAGCATCACATAAGCCAAATCAACACCGCCGCCTAAGCGGCTTTCATACTCTGTGCCGGTGTCTTTGCTTTCAATATGGCCGGCATAGGCGCCAAGGTAATAGCCATTTTTGTCCTTGCCGGTGAAATGCACCGGATAGCGGAAACCCAGCTGGCCGCCGAAGGTTTTATCGCCATTCAGGAAAGCGCCCGCTTTGGCATACGCAATGCCGTAGGGATTCACCCATTCAGCATTTAAATGAATCATTTTCTGGGTAAAACCCGCCCCTGCATACAGCGCTTTAACTGAACCGTCCGCCAATTTCGCTTCCGGCAAAAAGGCGCTGTCCTGCGCTGATGCGGCATTTGCAAGCAAAGCAAGCGCCAGCAAAGAAAAAACTTTGTTCATTATTTTCACCATTGTCCTTAATTTTAGGCTTTTTTAGTTGTAATACAGTCCTATTTTTATGCGGTTTTGACTTTATCAGAATTATATGAACACTTATAGACAGCGCTTTATTTTTTTAATGTCTGCAAAGTCAAAGTT is drawn from Acinetobacter sp. WCHAc010034 and contains these coding sequences:
- a CDS encoding META and DUF4377 domain-containing protein, which codes for MNLKFLAIALFPFALAACQSGDIQKAGDLAVSVLQQQNADKTLASYQWSANTADAPKPLVLNFDAAGRLSIATSCNGMGTSWKVENNQIVTGNLMATQMACAPNAMAQEGVASNLFSSRKAPFMLNLNDPEQPTLTVIAANGEKVVFTGKMTPEAKYGTQAETIFLEISPETKPCTGVAPQTCLQVREIKYAENGVKTQADKDWTFFYGGIEGFKHNPKERQIVRIKRYELKNPPADHSKYVYIQDMIIERETVK
- the gdhA gene encoding NADP-specific glutamate dehydrogenase, coding for MKYNSLNEFLNYVKTRDAHQPEFLQAVEEVMTSLWPFIEKHPEYADHGLLERLVEPERAIQFRVSWVDDQGQVQVNRAFRVQYNSAIGPFKGGMRFHPSVNLSILKFLGFEQTFKNALTTLPMGGGKGGSDFDPKGKSEGEIMRFCQALMIELYRYLGSNTDIPAGDIGVGGREVGYMAGMMKKLSNDTSCVFTGKGLSFGGSLARPEATGYGTVYFAEEMLKTRGDCFKGKTVTISGSGNVAQYAAEKAMYLGAKVVSLSDSAGTVYVKDGFTDALLAEVMELKNVKRGRISEFASKHGFEYLEGQRPWSIKCDIALPCATQNELDQADAEALLANGVICVAEGANMPSTLDAVEKFVEAKILYAPGKASNAGGVATSGLEMSQNALRLGWTFEEVDERLHAIMKEIHRNCVKYGTQEDGTVNYVNGANIAGFVKVADAMRSQGVY
- a CDS encoding RnfABCDGE type electron transport complex subunit B, with the protein product MNSQISLIQKIDALLPQTQCGLCGHRDGCLPYAKSMAEGEEANKCVPGGQPVADALAALLQRAALPAEPSVWPIQGDGRPQRMKAVIREDECIGCTKCFSACPVDAIIGAGKLMHTVLAELCTGCELCIPPCPVDCIDLVEDVQALPSEAARLAEQNDLRARYYAHIQREEQRRMHRKGPVVRAEIDSALFAQFSSQDSSVPEIEIADQSEKIAPVQDAKTAIELAKLRTQVKKLEKQLSVRDDAKKRALLQELSQQLNALQGA
- the nth gene encoding endonuclease III encodes the protein MAVKNMTKKQIQTFFERLRAQRPHPETELNFSSPFELLVAVTLSAQATDVSVNKATDKLFPVANTPEAIYALGVDGLKEYIKTIGLYNSKAENVIKACRILIEKHNSQVPDNRADLEALPGVGRKTANVVLNTAFGQPAMAVDTHIFRLGNRTGLAVGKNVLEVEQRLIKVIPKEFIIDAHHWLILHGRYCCIARKPKCAECVVSDVCNWPDRYEFGAARPIPVKNIEA
- the adk gene encoding adenylate kinase, with protein sequence MRIILLGPPGAGKGTQAQLICKRYNVPQISTGDMLRAAIREGTELGLQAKSVMDNGGLVSDELIIGLVKERIAQPDCVNGCIFDGFPRTIPQAEALENEGISIDHVIEIDVPDEEIVQRLSGRRQHPASGRVYHIVYNPPKVEGKDDETGEDLVQRPDDQEATIRKRLGSYHTETEQLVGFYQGRAASGENAPTYDKLNGLRPIEQVQAELFAILDQSK